The genomic interval TATGAAATATGtttaccaaaattaataaattttgtatataaGAAAAAACCATTTAGCTCTATTGTCGTTTTTCGccaaaattttagatattttatataatatatatgttttataattcattgaATATGGATCAGGGAAACATCTCTAAACAATAATATATAAGAACTTATAAGAGTTTTAAATAACAAcacattttaaagtttagggTTGAGATTGGAATATTTAACTAAGTTTGAGGTAGTAcaatttggatgaaattgaatatttaagattaaaattgatATCACTTGATAAGTTTATGGTCAAATTGTATAgacatcttcattttttttttcatatgaatattcttatttttctctaatttatttaattcttaTGCCAATTTTTTAGCgacaacaataaaaataaaaactttgcccttgtttggtaaccatttcattttttgtttttgattatTTAAAGTAAGTGTATTGCTCTCagttttttattatgttttgcatcttttttaagtgCAAGAGTAGAACTCTTAGCCAACTTCCAATaccaaaaacaagtttttaaaaaataattagttttttattacaacatttggcttgattttttgaAACATTGATAAGAAGTAGataccaaaataaaaaatttagagatggaaGGATGTAGGCTTAatcttcaaaaactaaaaataaaaaccaaatgattatttGATGAGGCCTAAGCTAACCCATAAAATTCcacaaaatctcacaaaattctaAAGTAAAAATATATCACATTAAAATATACCAAAACGATCgataaaatagcaaaaaaaaaaataaaaatcatgtCTTTTGCTATCATCACAAACTCAGCTACTAACTGTAGAATGACATGGTACTTAGATTGGTAATTATtatgcaatatatatatatagattccTTCTTGTCATCGTTGTCAATTCTTCATTCTAGATCTTCTATATTCTAGACTGCTCTTAGAGAAGGTTTACACTCACACGACAAGCAACAAGCAAAAAGGAAAATCCTGATATTCATACGTAGCTAGAGGAGACAAATTCTCTTTTATATATGTTACGAGTGATTTTGGACAAAAGAACATAATTTGGCAAGAATATGAGCAACAAAGTTAAGAATATAGCATATTTCGGACCAAGGGTAATAACCTAGGACCAAAATGAGCCTAGGAGAAGAGGTTCGCTTGGGCCTTGGCCCAAGTAAGTATGTTTGACCATGGCCTTGGCCGAGGCCGAACCTTATCAAATACCTAGGTATGCCTTAGCTGAAGTGACTTTTCCATGCCCAAAGTATAGCTAAAATGAGGTACCCAGCTTTGGTTTTGGTCGAAGCTGACCTTAGTAAAATGCCAAACAACATCACCCTCTCACACCTAAGCCTAATAATTTAGGGGGATAAACCTAAAGCAACTCGAAAACCCTATGAGGGAAGGTTTCCAGGTCAACTACAAGTATAAATACCATTATGGCTCCGTATAAGGTAacttgtgttggggttgatgccctagaTCTTGCAGTCATGTAGCTCATAAACTGTATTTGTACAAGcatattatttatctaataaaataggTTGTAGCTGCATTcctaaaaccaataaactaagatccaaggttactaaatataacttaaacatgtatatagagatatacaggtggaccatgtttaagtaataaccttaatgatctgtagtagatagataaggttggataccttatcctggtaacactatggatacgacccgctttgtagttatTTCAAttcttgtaaagtgctacaaatgatttggtcatgaccattcatgtagagacatgtgagtaggggtatcctatacaaagaattgtataagatcggaccacgaaaaatagtctctctatataacactgttgctaAAAgaaacttatatttcactaggatgacaatagatgacttgaccttaattctaagtgagttatgaactcttgacTATGAGAGCGATTCTTTAaactacatgggtgagagtggccagatttacCAACTCAATGTATCTACTATTTTttagattcgtctgattggaaagttggaaacacagctacacaagaagaaatttactccttccatattgttagagtaagtagataaattgctctcttaagggctgattctagatTTTGAATAATGTGGAGCCACAcctttgttggggttgatgccctaaatctcgtagggtcttattgttaggtttttaaaagatgaatattttctatgttaattctcCCAAAACtgtgttgattatttgctttaaatgctcattttgtaggtaaaacggTCCTCGAGGCATTTAGGAGTCATTATAAGAAAATTATgccaaaaggataaaaaataaccaaaaaaattaacaaatcgAGTGTCATCGAGTAAGGTTGTTAAGTAACCAAGCATCGAGTAAAAAGGCTATTGAGTATTTACCAGAATATGATCCAGTATCATCGAGTAAAGACGTTGAGTCATCGAGTAATTACTAAAAAAGTCATCGAGTGAATGCTACTGAGTAATTGAGCATCAAATATTgaccatcgagcatcgagtatcgagtatgaAACAGAAAACTCGCTTTTTAAACTGCAGAAAACTCGATCAATTAGTCTCTATGGTAATTTTGTTTCTTATCTAggttagattttaatttcttttttatttgtaatcaCCTTGTAATTCTTTATGAGTTTCTCTATGGATTTATGAAGTAATtcaatcttgtttctatttcaagagttATTGCAAagtcttttgagttttctacttttctttatcattagcaatttgaatttaaggattcttaaatccaattttaattcttgattcATGTTGAACGATCTATATCTTGAGCATGTTtagcctagatgcttggttttatcacattcactcatgattgaatacgttgcttttaatgtgttcgatagaatgtctagccaagatctccaagaggcaatagtaattgtgtgttGAATAGTTGACTAACCTAGGACgcactaattactagatttggagaaaattcggTTAATTGAGTAAactatcttaacaattaatcgaCGCAATTGAATCCTATAACTTAATGCGCatgttttctcttttatatgacCGCCAAGGAACCCAATAGAAGTAGAAGCATGTAGGGTTAGGGCTATCCTATCTTAATCATTGATTAGAACGCTTTCTTGACTAGGTTATGCTAGTTGTTCATCTTTGTAGAGGCTAGTTTAATCTAGATTAAGTAAGTAGTTGCGTGCTTAATCcgattgtgaattaaatttgtagaattcagTGATAAGAATTGCAATAAACGTCTAACTTTGattagaagcaagattgttctaaaCTTGATTACAACTATcatttatcttttgatttttagcatgtttcttgttttaataaaaaaaaccccCCGTTTTATAGCTTTCATAATTAAGCTTCgttaaagaaaagattaaataacatttccctgtggatcgacctcttacttctaCTTTAATTGCGAGTTAGTTAGGTTGTTGTTTgagttttataaatattttttgtttcgggttaggtagaactaacgaCACCTACTTAGCTCCGGacacctatagtttgtaattgtaatgtacaaacatcttataaatttaataaaatatatgatgttttatttcaattttagtttcattaaccaaaaacaaataaactaagatccaaggttatcttctagcttaaacatgtatgtagagacatatgggtgaatcatgtttaagtgataacctaaatgatctatagtagatAAATAAGGTTGGATATGTCACACTCCCTCCCAGATTATCCTTTTAACCTGTAAGGGAACGTGACTGTAGCAATTACCACCCTTAAATGGTAGAGCAGTAGCAGAGTTATCTCCTGGGGAGagaaaacattcaaaacatGGTGAGCAACTACACCAGTGAGTGGCTTAATAAAACATAGTTCTCATGCTTAAAATTTAGCTAGAAATCAAAAACTGAAATCTGAGACTTGCCAAGAAACATGTTTATAAAGGTTCTATAAACTTCTCataactaaaaacataattGAATTGATCCTCAGTTGAGAGAGACCTtctttgctcaatccctcaatgtCAAGCCTTAGCTGGTGTGGAGTGATCTCAACATAACCAACGTCGAATCTACTTACGTGCACGTGGTAATAAttatcgtcataccttaggtactatggTCCAGATACCTTCTCAGAGTCCTTCAGTATCAGGTTTATCATGCTCGTCATAAAACTTATTCTTTAATAACATGTATGCTTGAAAGCATAGTAACATGAACAAGAACTTTCATATCTTTATAAACTTCTAATTCATGCTTTATgtacataaaaataaatatttaaacatgcTTTATAAACATTCTTTTAAACTAGCATGCGATAATAGCTCTTAAAACTGGGTTTTCCTGGAAAACATTCTTATAATTAAGCAAGCATGAGTTACTAAAACATTTAGAAAAATTCTTAGATTGTCATTCATGGCTTTGGAAACTCCTTTTAAGGTTGGTAAGCTTCTCTAATTGGTGTCAACCCTGTAGACAtaacaacatgctttagctaCTAGTAATGGTCTCTCTTTTGAGACTAACTTGCATAATTAAGCTCttatttaatctttatttaGGATTCCTTCATCCCAACGCATACCTTAGGCGTTCAACACTAAGAAATTtccttgaattttatgtttcaaCTAGGTGGACAACAAGAAACACCAAAGCCCACACCATGCCCCAACGCATAGCCCAAGTGCCTGTCCAGCTGCTCGCCCTTACAACGCTTCACAACCTATGCGTTCAATGCTCAACGCACACACCCGCTTAGCCTGACGCACACCTTCAGCCCCCCTCGCACACAACCAAACGCCTTCACTTGCACAGGGCTTTGCATCAATCGGCCTTTGTGCGCACACAGTCTTCTATGCGGCTGAGCCTTCAACAAATGCCTACACAACACATCGCACACTCCCCGCACAGCTCATCGCATGTCCTATCCACTTGCGCACGTGCCATCCCTTAAGCTACTTGTTTGTTCAACCCAAATAGTTGTCTGCTTGTTCAAAATTTCCAAATTCaacttataattaaaataactcatTTTCCAAGCCTTTTACcaaaaaatttccttctataaacttcttcaaaattatttaacatgCATTCTTACATTTTGAGCTCAGAATTCCTCATGGTTTGGCTAGAAAATTTAAACCTTCAACACTGGCCAGAATTTATCTAGGAGCTCGACCTTCTAGCAAAACCTTCAAATTTCAGCTCGATTCCTATGGAGTTTCCTTCTAGTAGGCCTATCAACTAGACTCATAAGGATTTCAAACGGCTATGGAATCACCTTGATAGCACTAGTGAAATGCTCAAACCAAGCTTCTGAAGCTGGCCATCCCTTTTATACCACAGACTACATGCTTTCCCTTAATTATCAAGCTACCACATCATCcaataattgaaattaaatgatcTGATTATGACAGTTGGCCACTTAAATGGTGGTTAAGTTGATCATCTTCCCTTGGCCATCAACACAAGGCTCATACTCCATGCAATTGCTTGCTACCCTTTGGCCACATGCCCCTTCAGATAGTGCATCACCTAGCCTTAGCCAACGCATGGTTCAATCCCATCACATCACCAACTAGGCGTACGCCTTGGCCATCACATGTTCTTATTGTCGCGTGCCACCACCAGCTAATGCACACACACAAGCCTCGGCGCATACCTTCTGGAGCAGTGCATGCTTCACGTCTCTTCCACTAGTGCACACCTATGCACATGCACAGCCTTCCAACGCATAAGGCCTTCATGGCACGCCCGCTTACCACTCAATGCTTGATCTGGCACTTCACCTTGTAGGCTTGTGGCCAAGGCATAGTTTCACCGCTCACACACTGGTCAGTGCACACGCATAGCCTTAGCGCCTAAGCTGCCTCACTCATGTCGTGCACTCGACGCCTCAACAGCCTAATGCTTACACGCCCTTACCTTGCTGCATGCATCAATAACCTCTCAAGGCTTTGATCACCACTTACCCCTTGCTAGCACATAGAAAGCCCTTTACCAACACTTAACCTTGGCTACCGCACACCACATACTTCATGCACCCATGTTTCACAAGCTTCATCGCAAGGCTACACTGGCTTaaatacttagccaaaatttctaCTTGCTAAAACCAAACATCTTGCTACCTGAGATCTCATTTCTTAAAACTCAAGAcatttcctttcttctttaatatcTTCATTCCCTTCCCTATAAACATAATATTAATTCATGCTTAATTTCTTAACATACTAGTGAACATACTTAGGTAGGGAAAATAGGATTTGAGATTTACATTTATCTCCCCCTTATGAAATTTCATCCTTGAAATTTTTCTTCAAGGATATCAACTGAATAATTGGGGATATCTACTTCTCATTTGCTCTTCGGCTTCCCATGTAGTTTCCTCAAGGCCATAATTCCTCCATAAAACCTTTATTAAAGGTATCTTCTTATTTCTCAGCACTTGCTCTTTTCTATCAAGAATCTTTACTGGTTCTTCCTCATatgacaaattttcttttacttgCATTAGCTGTTCTGACAATATATGAGTAGGATCTGACACATACTTCCTCAACATCGACACGTGGAAAACATCATGGATACGAGCTAACTCTGAGGGTAAAGCTGACCTGTAAGCTGCTGGACCAACACGTTCCATTATCTCGTAAGATCTTATGTATCTAGGGCTCAACTTCCCTTTTCTTCCAAACCTAAGTATCCCTTTCCATGGAGATTATTGGTCGTCGACTTCAAACTCTAACTCCCTTCTCCGCTTACCCGCATAACTCTTTTGCCTGTCTCATGCTATTTTAAGATTTTCTCTAATAAGCTTAACACTATTAGATATCTGCTGAACAAGTTATAGGCATAATAGTTTCTTTTCTCCTACTTCATTCCAACATGTTGGAGTCCTACACGGTCTTCCATACAAAGCCTCCTATGGAGCCATTCCGATGAATGATAATTGTTGTTATACAAAAATTCGATTAACAACAATGTGTATCCCAACTGCCTTTAAACTGTATTACACATGCCCTCAACATATCTTCTAACGTTGAATCATTTACTCCAACTCACCATctgtctgtggatgaaaagttGTACTAAAAATAACTTGGTGCCCATAGCCTTCTGCAAACTAGGCCAGAACTTCGATGTAAACCTTAAATCTCAATATGACACTATTGATACTGGAGCTCCGAACTGGCTCACAATTCTGTCAACATAGAGCTTAGCTGGTTTGTCCAAGGTGAAAGTCTTAACAAGTAAGAATTTGGCTGTCTTTGTCAGACTGTTAACAATCACCCATATCTCGCCATACCTTATGGTGTCCTGGGCAAACCAAATAAGAAATCCATCATGACATGCTTCCACTTGCACTCTAGTACTAGGAGTGGATTAAGCAATCTTACTAGCCTCTATACCTCAGGTTTAACCTGCTAACATACCAAGCATCTATCAACATACTCTACtatctctcttttcataccagCCCACCCGTACGACTTCTTTAATGTTCTATACATCTTCGTATTGCCTGGATGCATAGCATCGACTAAATTATGTGCCTATTCTAGAATAGACTGTTTAAGTGCTATGGTATTAGGTACATACACCGTACCTTCCCAGAGCAAAACGCCATATGCTCTTATCTGATAATCAGACTTCAGGCCCTTATCTACCTCTTCAGCTATCCTTCAGAGATTAAAATCTCCTAACTGTTCACGTAAAATATCATCAACTAGGGTAGGTCGTACCTGGAATGAAGCCAACAATCCTCCCATCTGGCCAACTACTAGAATAGCCCCGACATTCTTGAACTCACACATCAGTAAACCTCTGACTGAGAAAATAGCAGCTTTAGTTGTTCCTGACTTCCTACTTAGAGCATTTGCCACTACATTTGCCTTACTAGGACGATACTCAATAGTACAATCATAATCTTTGATAAATTCCATCCACCTTTTCTGCCTTAAGTTCAActccttctgatcaaagatatactttAAACTCTTATGATAATTGAATATATGGTAACGCTCTCCGAACAAATAATGTCTCCATAGCTTTAAAGCTAAAACAATAGCTGCTAACTCCAGGTCATGAGTAAGATAATTAcactcatgcttctttaactaaCGAGAATCATAGGCTATTACTTTCCTATTTTTCATAAGCATATAACCCAGTCCCTatcgggatgcatcacaataaatctcGAATtctttacctggtgtaggtaaAGTAAGCATCGGTGATGATAGTAGCCTCTGGTTCAATTCCTGAAAGCTTTGCTCATACTCTGGCGACCACTTAAACTTCACATCTTTCTTGGTCAGTTTTGTTAATGGAAGAGCTATTTTAGAGAAGCCATCCACAAATCTTCTGTCTTAACCTGCCAAACCCAAGAAACTAGGTAGCTCAGATACAGTAGTGGATCGCTGCCAATTAACTATCCCTTCTATCTATGGAGATCCACACTGAACCCTACTgttgaaactatatgcccaaaaATACCACTAGATTCAACCagaaatcacacttactaaacttGGCATACAACTCCTTTTCTCGCAATGTCCGCAATACTATCTTCAGATGTTCCGTGTGCTTCTCCCTACTACTGAAATATACcagaatatcatcaataaaaactaTTACAAACTGATCTAGATAGGGATGGAATATCCTGTACATAAGGTCCATGAATACTGCAGGGGTATTCGTCAAACCAAATGGCATCACTAGAAACTCGTAGTGCCCATATGTGGTTCTAAATGCAGTCTTCGGAACATCCACTTCCTTTACCTTAAGTTAATCATAGgctgatctcaaatctatttTAGAGAATACTGTGGCTTCCTACAGTTGATCAAATAATCATGTATACGGGGCAATGGGTACTTGTTCCTGATTGTCACCTAGTTCAACTGTCTGTAGTCTGTACATAGCTTGAGCGTATCGTCTTTCTTCTTTACAAACAAGACCGGCGCTCCTCATGGTGACACACTAGGTCTAATATACCCTTTATCCACTAACTTCTGCAATTGAACTTTTAACTTCTTCAGCTTTGCCCGCGCCATTGTGTATGGTGGCTGAGAAATAGAAGTTGTACCTGGAATCAAATTAATAGTAAACTCAACATCCTTGTTAGGTGGAAAACCTGATAACTCTTTAGAGAATACATCTAGGAACTCCTGCACAACTTGTACATCTTCGGGTTTCAGGTTCTTATCCTGTGAAACAATTACATGAGCCAGATAGGCTTCACACTGCTTAGTCAGCAGCTTCCTAGTTTTTACTGTCGATATTAAGTACCTTGAAGTAACCTTTTACTTCTTACAAATAGTATTTCCTGTTCACCTTGTCTTCTGAATACTATTTCCTTTCTAAAGCAGTCAACAGAGGTATAATGTTTACTCAAGAAATTCATGCCTAGAATAACGTCAAATTCCAGTAATCTAATGAAATCAGATCAACCCACAATCTCTAATTTCCAGTGACTACCTCACAATACTTGTAGTAATCATACACAACTAGAACGTCTCCAACAGGCGTAGAAATAAACCAATCCTCAGACATATTCTCAAGCACTCTATCTATATGCAATGCAAATATACTAGATATGAATGAATatgtagcaccaggatcaaataatacATAAGCAGACTGGTTACCTAAAGTTATTGTACTAGTCACGACGTCTGGAGACTCCTCCACTTCCTGGTGAGTTACTGCATAAACTTTACCCTATTGTTGGGTTGTCCTGCTACCCCTTTCTACTTTACTCCGCTGGAACCCTTACCTCTGGCTTCAATTATTCTAGGTTGATCTACTGTCGAGCAACTTTCTGTTTTGTCTGAGCCTCACACACtagctgaggacaatctctCTTAAAGTGTCCTGTCTATCCGCACTGGAAACAGACATTCCTACCATTATAGCATGTTCCTGAATGATGCTTCCCACAACTAGCACATAGTGTAACACAtcgaatttttattattaatgtaatttcagtaaattttattaattgagggaatttttggaattttgaactttaagtgtaattgcgggaatttaattgttgacgttggaaattaatggcaggaattaatttcaattttgggaaggaaaggaatttaaaaaataaagtagaataggaaaagaataaataaaatatttattttatttccttttaagttgttattattattattattttcttttatataaaacAAAAGAGACCCTTCTCCTTCGTGAAAATCGTGACTGCCACCCCCTCCCCCAACTACTAAAACCTCGCGTCACTCGCCCTTTCGCCATCAAGCCCTAGCTTAGCCGCCCGAGTGCCTCCCCACGCGACTTCAAGACCCAACGCCAGGTCCATCTAGTGGAGGCTCTGTCAAGCATCGTTCACCCCTAATGAATCGCGTCGCTCCAACACCCACGCGAAGCCAACCACCGACTGTGACCTAGCCTCCACCACGCGCCACACCTCTCTTTCATTAGATCTGCACAAGTCGGCCGTTGTCGATAGCTTTGGCTACCACTCCCTCTTCCAGCATTGTTCGAGCCCAGCTGCAGTCAAATTCTCCACCGCCTGAGCCCAGCCACCGATCTCTGCCGGTCACTACCTTCCTTTGCTGTCGCTCGTCGAATTTTGGCTTGTGGTGAAGTTTTGGGTAAGATATGAgtcttttagaattttcttgaagattttgattACTCAGTTAGTTTTGACTAAAATTGTTAACACCCATTTGGGCCATAGATTCAAGCATTTATGGAATTTTAAAGTCGAAGTGTGTTGTCAGCGATTGCGCAGGATTAAGTTGGGTTCACAAACGAATTTAAGTTTGAAACCAATTTTGGACCAAGCAACATTTTGGTAAGTATATTAAGCCTTGGAAGGATTGAATTAAAATGTGGTTGCTGGAATTTGTTTGAGGTtctaaccattattattgaatttCTTAGATTGAGGCATTTGTTTGAGAGATTGAAGGCAATTTGGAACAAACTACACTTTGGActttacatttaaattttggaGAATTTTTGAATTTAGAAGCGAACGACTTGAGTTTAATTCTGACAAGAATTTTGGTGTTAGAAGTTTGAGGTGATCTTGGTCAAACCACTATTGGGTAAGTTGTGTTGGTATTCTTGGAatgatttaatgtttaaaaattgGGCTTAAAGGTTAAGATCGATTTTTATCCATGTTCTAGGATCTCATTCAAAAGTTGTGGAAAGCTAGAAAGGAGTTtgttcacttgaattaatttttggactttatttgaggtaagtaatcatactactggaactgcccatggGCCAAAcactagatgtatgctagcatgatagattAATATAATGACAGAACGATAGCATGATAGACGGATAGTATAGTATAACCAATGTATGTTCTTGTATAGggatctgaaagatttatttgtgcacgtagatacttgaatgctagcatgaaaTGATATTTGATTCTATGAGGTTGTATTTGATTTGAGGATATAGAGGTGTATATGTATGCTATATAACCATGTTGTcatacttgtgatgttgaggTTGTGATAGTATtctcactgattagttagatgcccactagatgttatgtttccttcg from Benincasa hispida cultivar B227 chromosome 10, ASM972705v1, whole genome shotgun sequence carries:
- the LOC120088919 gene encoding uncharacterized protein LOC120088919; translation: MERVGPAAYRSALPSELARIHDVFHVSMLRKYVSDPTHILSEQLMQVKENLSYEEEPVKILDRKEQVLRNKKIPLIKVLWRNYGLEETTWEAEEQMRSRYPQLFS